A genomic stretch from bacterium includes:
- a CDS encoding kelch repeat-containing protein produces the protein MRKFINLLLISSLMFLFSFAIEGGRWSITGRRATWSMGYSGALLTNGKVVIEGVKWTAEYEVFDPSTGSWTAKTLSGLTDHYAGILLPNGKILQTAPANALHLYDPTNDSWGSSGTSFTAATKNNVTLLKNNKVLLIGTSVCYLYDYSTDAVASTGNVSDINNGTETLLPTGEVLVIKNTFASTYNPTTGVWTTAPIPAKSRFCHTAILLPPPLSKVLVAGGTSAGVTCELFDPVAKTWANTGNLLYGPRVISESVLLPSGKVLMISSDPDNGGAASASLTCELYNPDSSGTWALTDNLIPPISTFGAASHNSAFILQTGKVLLAGCGKGSASNPSAFSLIYDPSDGVFTARPSLTYARAAHTTTPLPIVHTSNCSTNVLIVGGENSSGAMKKCELYNYRRKTIQVTGDLNTERSNHTAVLMSSGLVLVTGGKNTSGTLKSCETYDVNTELWTNTTDMTDSRFDHSATLLTNGTNVFVTGGENAGSYVSSCEIYNGTSWSSATGMSTPRARHSAVLLFNGNILVIGGQTTGGTATNSCEIWNGTNWSAAANLNTARYWHSSILLQSGKVLIIGGTNNGSTALASCEIYDPVANTWTQEASLNQARYQHNSTLLYSGLVLTTGGFDGTSYTSSAEIWDPAAEFDSTLNIHNWKITAQLPTARAYQSSVLVTDLQPYILVIGGKNTSYVGAVEEYDVGLGYQRDWQPTITSSPSVTHITSPMTINGTLFRGVSEADGGNYCHITSNDHPIVSVVRIGGGNWQSNGGGDMLYTPNSSLWSETSTTINPPVGFADGYYRLWVIANGIPSKWYEGCATGTEEKSNPKSEIRNPQLEISPNPFTSTSVISYSIVNGNSRTNIKIYDISGKLVETHSMTQLPNDKMTKAAIGENLKAGIYFVKTDGYKPIKVVKLHTII, from the coding sequence ATGAGAAAATTTATTAATTTGTTATTAATTTCTTCTTTAATGTTTTTATTTAGTTTTGCGATAGAAGGCGGGAGATGGAGTATAACCGGGAGAAGAGCTACGTGGTCTATGGGGTACAGTGGAGCCCTTCTTACAAACGGTAAGGTAGTAATAGAGGGAGTAAAATGGACTGCAGAATACGAAGTCTTTGACCCTTCAACAGGGTCATGGACGGCAAAAACTCTTTCGGGTTTAACCGACCATTATGCCGGGATATTGCTCCCTAACGGCAAAATACTACAAACCGCACCCGCAAACGCCCTCCATCTTTATGACCCGACAAATGATAGCTGGGGGTCATCCGGGACTTCTTTTACGGCAGCGACAAAGAACAATGTCACTTTACTTAAAAACAACAAAGTCCTTCTAATTGGGACTTCGGTTTGTTATCTCTACGATTATTCTACCGACGCTGTAGCCTCAACAGGAAACGTTAGCGATATTAATAATGGGACGGAAACATTACTTCCCACAGGCGAAGTTCTTGTAATTAAAAACACGTTTGCCAGCACTTATAATCCAACGACAGGCGTATGGACTACAGCTCCAATACCCGCAAAAAGCAGATTTTGCCATACGGCTATTTTATTACCGCCGCCATTAAGCAAAGTATTGGTTGCGGGAGGAACTAGCGCCGGAGTTACTTGTGAGCTTTTCGACCCGGTAGCAAAAACATGGGCAAATACCGGAAACTTGCTTTACGGACCAAGAGTTATATCGGAATCCGTTCTATTACCTTCAGGAAAAGTTCTAATGATAAGTTCGGACCCGGATAATGGAGGAGCAGCTTCTGCTTCACTTACCTGTGAACTTTATAACCCGGATTCATCGGGAACATGGGCATTAACCGATAATCTTATTCCACCGATATCTACATTTGGTGCGGCAAGTCATAATTCCGCATTTATTTTACAGACGGGTAAGGTATTATTGGCGGGATGCGGAAAAGGATCCGCATCGAATCCATCTGCGTTTTCTTTAATATACGACCCGTCTGATGGAGTATTTACGGCAAGACCATCCTTAACTTATGCAAGAGCCGCTCACACAACAACGCCTTTGCCTATCGTTCACACGAGTAACTGCAGCACAAACGTTCTTATAGTCGGCGGAGAAAACTCAAGCGGAGCGATGAAAAAATGCGAACTATACAATTACAGAAGAAAAACAATTCAAGTTACCGGGGATTTGAACACGGAAAGAAGTAACCACACCGCAGTTCTAATGTCGTCCGGATTAGTCCTTGTTACGGGTGGGAAAAATACTTCAGGGACTCTAAAATCCTGCGAAACTTATGATGTAAACACGGAATTGTGGACAAACACGACTGATATGACTGATTCGAGATTCGACCATAGCGCTACTTTATTAACCAACGGCACCAATGTGTTTGTAACCGGTGGAGAAAATGCAGGAAGTTATGTCTCGAGTTGTGAAATATACAACGGAACAAGCTGGTCAAGCGCTACAGGTATGAGCACACCGAGGGCAAGACATTCGGCAGTATTGCTTTTTAATGGGAACATACTTGTAATTGGGGGACAAACTACGGGAGGAACGGCAACTAATAGCTGTGAAATATGGAACGGAACGAATTGGTCAGCCGCCGCAAACTTAAACACTGCAAGATACTGGCATAGTTCAATACTTTTACAATCCGGGAAAGTTCTTATAATCGGAGGAACAAACAATGGGTCAACTGCACTTGCAAGTTGTGAAATTTATGACCCGGTTGCAAATACGTGGACACAGGAAGCAAGTTTAAACCAGGCTCGTTACCAGCATAATTCCACGCTTCTTTATTCCGGACTTGTTCTTACTACCGGTGGTTTTGATGGGACAAGTTATACTTCCAGCGCAGAAATTTGGGACCCGGCAGCAGAATTCGATTCCACTTTAAATATACATAATTGGAAAATTACTGCTCAACTTCCTACCGCAAGGGCTTATCAATCATCCGTTCTTGTTACCGATTTACAACCTTATATTCTTGTAATCGGTGGGAAAAATACAAGTTATGTCGGCGCGGTAGAAGAATATGACGTTGGACTTGGGTACCAGAGAGACTGGCAGCCAACGATAACAAGCTCTCCTTCAGTAACCCACATAACTTCTCCTATGACTATAAACGGAACATTATTCCGAGGGGTTTCGGAAGCAGACGGCGGAAACTATTGTCATATTACTTCAAACGACCATCCGATAGTATCCGTTGTAAGGATAGGGGGAGGGAACTGGCAATCCAACGGAGGCGGAGATATGCTTTATACGCCGAACAGCAGTTTGTGGAGCGAAACAAGCACGACAATCAATCCACCTGTCGGTTTTGCAGACGGGTATTATAGATTATGGGTGATAGCAAACGGCATTCCATCGAAATGGTATGAAGGATGCGCAACAGGAACCGAGGAAAAATCCAACCCAAAATCCGAAATTCGCAATCCGCAATTAGAAATATCTCCCAACCCGTTTACTTCGACTAGCGTTATTAGTTATTCAATCGTGAATGGAAACAGCAGGACGAATATAAAAATTTATGATATAAGCGGAAAATTAGTGGAGACTCATTCAATGACTCAATTGCCTAATGACAAAATGACTAAAGCAGCAATAGGGGAAAACCTGAAAGCAGGTATTTACTTTGTGAAAACAGATGGGTATAAACCTATAAAAGTGGTTA